The proteins below are encoded in one region of Accipiter gentilis chromosome 12, bAccGen1.1, whole genome shotgun sequence:
- the LOC126045035 gene encoding uncharacterized protein LOC126045035, which produces MRCCGACQGTLPPSLLPPGKETPVAVSAAARSRRSACGARNGSARCRPPGKRRPSGCALLPAPPGGRRAALRRWICHPVSPGELPGRVPIQRVTESFRLEKTFRASESNRQPHSATSAGFGSGGAAEMASVRRYQELSPWWMEPVPAGNKRDMLLAKAEPQFFRCGLASAEQRGRIIRLCYHPKQGDFTRDCKRRGCIPVRCPIRLVHKGDARQLAGDRGRGGPYKHPDLPALVCKWRKVLTDLQAHKNITKEWKHEEES; this is translated from the exons ATGCGGTGCTGCGGGGCCTGCCAGGGGACGCTGCCGCCCTCGTTGCtgcctcccggtaaggaaacgccggtCGCGGTGTCGGCGGCTGCTCGCAGCCGGCGCTCGGCCTGCGGAGCGCGGAACGGCAGCGCCCGGTGCCGCCCCCCGGGCAAGCGCCGCCCTTCCGGGTGCGCCCTGCTGCCGGCGCCGCCCGGCGGCCGAAGGGCGGCCCTGCGGCGGTGGATCTGTCATCCGGTGTCTCCCGGGGAGCTCCCTGGCCGTGTCCCGATTCAGAGAGTCACAGagtcgtttaggttggaaaagacctttagggCCAGCGAGTCCAACCGTCAGCCTCACAGCGCCACATCCGCTG gttttggtagtggtggtGCTGCAgagatggcttctgtgagaagataccAGGAGCTGTCCCCATGGTGGATGGAGCCAGTTCCAGCCGGTAACAAGAGGGAcatgctgctggccaaagctgagccacaGTTCTTCAGGTGTGGCCTtgccagtgctgagcagaggggaaggatcattaGACTTTGCTACCACCCCAAGCAAGGTGACTTCACCAGAGACTGTAAAAGAAGGGGATGTATTCCTGTCCGCTGTCCCATCAGACTGGTCCACAAGGGAGATGCCCGGCAACTGGCAGgagacagaggaagaggag GTCCTTATAAACATCCTGACCTCCCTGCATTGGTCTGCAAATGGAGAAAAGTGCTTACAGATTTGCAAGCTCATAAGAACATAACAAAGGAATGGAAACATGAAGAAGAAAGCTAG